In the Terriglobales bacterium genome, GTGCAGCAGCGTGACCGTGATGCGCGTGCCGGTACAGCCGATGGGATGGCCGAGGGCGATCGCGCCGCCATTGACGTTGAGCCGGCCGCGATCAAAGTGCATTTCGCGATCGCACGCCAGCACCTGCGCCGCGAAGGCTTCGTTGAGTTCGATGAGGCTGGCAGAGGCGGGCGAGATCCCGAATTTCTGCTCCAGCTTGCGCAGCGCCGGAACCGGTCCGATACCCATGTAGCGCGGATCCACGCCGGCCGTGGTCGCGGCGAGAATACGGGCCAGCGGCTTCTGTTGGTGCTGCTTCACAAATGATCCAGAGGCCAGCACCACGGCGGCGGCGCCATCGGTTATGCCAGAAGAGTTGGCGGCGGTGATAGTGCCGGTTTTTGAAAATACCGGAGGCAGCTTAGCCATTTTTTCCAGGGTTGCGCCAAGGAATGGGTGCTCGTCGCGCGTGACCACCTGCGTGCCTTTCTTGCTCGCGATGGTCACGGGCGCAATCTCGTCGTTAAACCTGCCGCTGTTGAGCGCTCGCTCCGCCCGCTGCTGCGAGCAGAGCGCGAACTGGTCCTGCTCCTCGCGCGTAATCCGGTATTTATCGGCCAGCAACTCGGCGGTCTCGCCCATCACCATCTTGGACATGGGGCAAAAGAAGCCGTCGCGATACATGCCGTCTACCAGTTCGGTGTCGCCCATCCGCAGGCCCCAGCGCGCGCCCTCGAGATAGTAAGGCAGACGCGACATGGACTCGGTTCCACCGGCAAGAACCACAGCCAGGTTGCCGTGTGCGATCTCCTGCCAACCCAGCGCAATGCTCTTCATGCCCGAGGCGCATGCCTGGTTCACCGTATACGCCGGAACAGAATCGGGCACTCCGGTTCGAATGGAAATCTGGCGAGCGGGATTGGGCCCTCCGCCAGCCTGGCGGGCGTTACCGAAAATTGTTTCTTCCACCTGGTCCGGGCTGACGCCGGCACGTTCCAGCGCGGCCTTGGCGGCGACCACTCCCATGTCGGCGGCCGACAACGACGCGAGCGCCCCACCAAACTTGCCGATCGGCGTGCGCACTGCGGAAAGTATGAAAACGTCGCTCACAATCTCAGTCTAACAGTGGAGCTCAGGTTATCGGTAGCTCGCGGCAGGTGGCTCGTAGCCAGAAAACAACGACCAACACTGGTTCGGTCATCCCATCGTGTCGATGCCTTCCAACTCCCTGCAACCACCCTGCTAGACTCTTGCCATGGCTGTGATTTACGGCATCAACGCGGTAGCGGAGGCGCTGAAGTCGCGCGGACGCGCGTTCGAGTACGTGGCGGTGGCGCGCGAGCGGCATGATCAACGCCTGCAGCGCATCATCGCGGAGTGCCGCGCGCACGGCATAGCTGTCCGCTCCACGCCACGCCAGGATCTGGATCGCCTGGCGGCCACGCAGTCGCACCAGGGCGTGGTGGCGATCACCTCGGAGAAAGAATACGTCGGCGCAGACGACTTGCTGGCGCAGCGCCGAGGCGAGCGCGCTTTCATCGTCGTCCTGGACGGGGTGGAAGACCCGCACAATCTCGGAGCGATCATCCGCACCGCCGATGCCGCCGGCGCCGATGGCATCGTGATCCCCGAACGCCGCGCCGCCGGCGTGACCGGCACGGTGGCGAAGGCCTCGGCGGGCGCGACCGAACATCTGCCCATCGCCCGGGTCACCAACATCAGCCGCACGGTGGAGGAATTGAAGCGAAACAACGTGTGGACGGTCGGACTCGACGAGCGCGGAAGGCAGGCTTACGACGAGGTGGACTACACCACGGATTGCGCGCTGGTGCTGGGCGCGGAAGGAAAAGGCCTGCACGAACACGTCCGCCAACACTGCGACTTCGTCGTCAACATTCCCGTGCTCGGCCAGGTGTCGTCGCTCAACGTATCCGTGGCGGCGGGAGTGGTGATGTACGAAGTGGCGCGCCAGCGACGAAAAAGATTAGCCACAGAGGGCACAGAGGCAAAAGGCAAACCAGAATGAAGTCGACGCGTTTCCGCTTTTGTTTGTTTCTGTTTTACCTCTGTGTCCTCTGTGGCTCATCTTTCGCCGTCGATCGCACCGCGTTCACGTTCACTCACTACGATCTTGAAGTCCGTATCGATCCCGGTGGCTCGGCCATTGCCGCACGCGGCAAACTTCGAGTGCGCAATGACTCCAGCACGGCGCAGCGGAACCTTACGCTGCAAATATCGTCAGCGCTGACGTGGCGGCTCATCGAACTGAACGGCAAGCCGCTGCAGTACGTCACCGACAAGTACACCACCGACATCGACCATACGGGCGCGGTGACCGAAGCCGTGGTCGCGCTGCCCTCCGCGGTGCCGCCCCAGGCATCGGTGGAGCTGGAAGTTGGCTATTCGGGCGAGATCACGCAGGACGCCACCCGCCTGACTCGCGTCGGCATTCCTTCCGAAGTGGCTGCCCACAGTGATTGGGACCAGGTTGCGGAGCCGATCACCGCCATCCGCGGCATCGGATATGTCGCCTGGTACCCGGTCTCGCTGCCGGCGGCGAGCATGTCGGACAACTCGCTGTTCCCGGCGCTCGATGCCTGGAAGACAGCGCAGCAGGCAACGTCGATGCGGGTGAGCCTGTGCTGGGTCGGGGAAGAAAACCTGACGGTCATCGCCAATGGCAGGCCTGAAGGTGTCACGCGTCACGCGGCAGGCGCCGGCGAGGACGCCACCACGAACCTGGGGTGCTCGATCTATACCTATGCGCCGGTGGCGAACACGGTACCCACGTTTGCGGTCGCCGAATACAGTGCGCTCGCCCGGCCGGTGATCAACGTGTTTTACCTCCCGCAACAGGCCGCGGCGGCGCAGGAGTACGCGCTCGCTGCGGAGAAAGTGCTGCCCTTTGAGACAGAGTGGTTCGGCGGACCCAAAACAAAGGTCCAGGTGGTGCAACTTGCCGCCATTGGCGATGCGCCGTTTGAGAGCGGGCCGTTGCTCTTCACGCCGCTGGAACTCACCGAGCGAAGTTCCATCGAACTGCGCATGATCCACCAGTTGACGCACGCATCGTTCTCCGCGGCTCGACCGTGGATCGAGGAGGGCGTTGCGCACTTCGCGCAGGCTTTGGATCGCGAGCAGCAGAGTGGCCGCACCGCCGCGCTGTCGTACATGAAGACGCTGTTGCCGCCGCTGCAAGCTGCGGAAGCCGGTACGGCACCCGCCCCCGATCGCGGGTCGGAGGCCCGCGCCAAACACGCTGCGCCGGGCCTGATCACCTCTACCGACGAGGTCATGTATCGCGTGAAGGCGATGTATGTCTGGTGGATGTTGCGCGACATGATGGGCGACGCCGCGCTGCAGCAGGCGCTCAAGAAG is a window encoding:
- a CDS encoding acetyl-CoA C-acetyltransferase, yielding MSDVFILSAVRTPIGKFGGALASLSAADMGVVAAKAALERAGVSPDQVEETIFGNARQAGGGPNPARQISIRTGVPDSVPAYTVNQACASGMKSIALGWQEIAHGNLAVVLAGGTESMSRLPYYLEGARWGLRMGDTELVDGMYRDGFFCPMSKMVMGETAELLADKYRITREEQDQFALCSQQRAERALNSGRFNDEIAPVTIASKKGTQVVTRDEHPFLGATLEKMAKLPPVFSKTGTITAANSSGITDGAAAVVLASGSFVKQHQQKPLARILAATTAGVDPRYMGIGPVPALRKLEQKFGISPASASLIELNEAFAAQVLACDREMHFDRGRLNVNGGAIALGHPIGCTGTRITVTLLHEMLKRRAKRGIATLCVSGGMGMALALESAE
- the rlmB gene encoding 23S rRNA (guanosine(2251)-2'-O)-methyltransferase RlmB, producing MAVIYGINAVAEALKSRGRAFEYVAVARERHDQRLQRIIAECRAHGIAVRSTPRQDLDRLAATQSHQGVVAITSEKEYVGADDLLAQRRGERAFIVVLDGVEDPHNLGAIIRTADAAGADGIVIPERRAAGVTGTVAKASAGATEHLPIARVTNISRTVEELKRNNVWTVGLDERGRQAYDEVDYTTDCALVLGAEGKGLHEHVRQHCDFVVNIPVLGQVSSLNVSVAAGVVMYEVARQRRKRLATEGTEAKGKPE